Sequence from the Miscanthus floridulus cultivar M001 chromosome 16, ASM1932011v1, whole genome shotgun sequence genome:
GAAACGTTGCTCACTTGAGTTCGATTGTTTTATTTGACGAGCTATGTAGTTATGAAAGACTCATCCATGCAGTTTAACCATGAACAGGCTTTGTTTTTATTACAGTCTGCGAGTACTTATTTAGGCAGATAACTCTCAGTCCCTGCCAACATGACCTTGAGAATAGGTGTCAGTGTGACCAGGAGTAAAGACAGCGAGCTCATGCTTTCTATATTGTTCTTCAGCTCTGCAGCTTCCTCCATGGAGAATTGGAGGTGCCACACGCGCTGGCGATGACGCCGAGCGGCAAATCGCTCAATACAAGAGTTCTTCCCAGCAATGTGGCTGACCAGTACATTCCCACATCAGGTTCAACTCCCTGAGATGAGATGTACATAACCACACCAGCTTCGTAAAACAGGCTGGTGTGAGCTGATGATTTCTGTAAAATAAAATTTGGCATAGTAGTATCGAATGGCACATCAGGTTCAACTCCCTGAGATGAGATGTACATAACCACACCAGCTTCGTAAAACAGGCTGGTGTGAGCTGATGATTTCTGTAAAATAAAATTTGGCATAGTAGTATCGAATGGAAAACTGAGCCCAGCAAGAAAATGGTCATGAAACACAATCAACTCATCATCACGAGGCTACTTGGAACAATTAAGGCAAACAAATTAGCCGAGAAGCCAACAATTGCTTTAAAAAAGATACAAGCCAACAACAGAGGTACGATCGACATTATTACAAAGCAAAAGGTTATTAcgcaaaccacctcaaaaggAAACCAGAACACGACACTACGGGGATAATAAGAGCGTCTCGTCCAGCAGAGCGTCTCGTCCCTCCCATTCCAGCACCTCCGTAGCCTCCAACGCCTCCTTCACAGATTTGCTCCAGTAGCCGTTGCCGTACTTGTCCGCGAAGGGTCTCTTGAGGTTGATCCACTGGGCGAAGTAGTCAGGGATGGGCAACTTCTTGTGGGAGCACTCCTGCTTCAGCATGGTGCGGCAGTCCCAGTTGCCCCACGTCACCACGACGGCGTTCCAGTTCGTCGGCTTGCCTATCCACTCTTGCTGCAGGTGCAGCGCCTCGGACAGCATGACGGCGCCATTACGTCGCTCCACAGCTTCCTGCTCGATGCCGTTGTAGTTCTTGCAGTACTCGCTCAGCACATGATTTTCTGTCGGGATGACATACTTGTGGAAGGTGGACTTGGTGTGGCCGGTAGCAGCGTCGACGAGGACGGACGAGAACTCGACAATCTCTTGCCTGAGTCGTCGATCCTTGTTCTCGTCGCTGTCCCAGCAGGTTGACTTCAAGTCTACGACCACGAAtgacttgttgttgttgttcttgtcATCGCCAAGCGAAGCAGCTTGGCTTTTTACTTCCTGCTGCTTGGTGTTAACTAgtactgatgatgatgatggcctgAAAATAATACGTAATAAAAAAAAAGACACATAAGAAGCCCATCGTCTatcagtgtgtgtgtgtgttgcgtGTGGGGAATGAAGAAGGGTGCAAGCAAGGATCGAAGACGCACTCGGGCTCAACGACGACCTGaacttccttcttcctcctcatcacagTTGTTAAACAACTTTTAGGGATATCAATACCAAACCAAGGCATCATCTCAGCAATTTCACCCATGGCTTGCTGCTGGCTTATCCTCTCTACCGCAGCATGACTGTCGACAAGGTTTGTCCACCAAATTGGATTAGTGT
This genomic interval carries:
- the LOC136514481 gene encoding uncharacterized protein, with the protein product MINYMIWPKRLLILFARVQYLVSHTQEILVHLAVKVTMVLRGTLNLIILILIRWTDYKILIHQDKIKFIPHRLERVDMVQVILIPQPEWVDMVVGVGTNMAALCCGGHRTLGHQTHNGHLVCLQPIWDKQMAAIETFCTHSIKTFCTQSIVPSSSSVLVNTKQQEVKSQAASLGDDKNNNNKSFVVVDLKSTCWDSDENKDRRLRQEIVEFSSVLVDAATGHTKSTFHKYVIPTENHVLSEYCKNYNGIEQEAVERRNGAVMLSEALHLQQEWIGKPTNWNAVVVTWGNWDCRTMLKQECSHKKLPIPDYFAQWINLKRPFADKYGNGYWSKSVKEALEATEVLEWEGRDALLDETLLLSP